The Candidatus Zixiibacteriota bacterium region AAATACCGGAACGATCGTTCCAAGAGAACCTGATCAAACAGGAAAATATGGCAGTAAAATCTCTGTAAAGAGATACACCATCGATAGGAAGTAACTATGAGAGTAACCAACAAAATGATTTCGGACCAGGTCACCAACAACCTGGGTACAAATATCTCGAAATTCATGAAACTGCAGAATATGATGTCGACTTCGCGTCGGATCAATCAGCCTTCTGACGATCCAGTGGGGACGATCAAGGATCTTTCATATCGTACACGATTGACTGAGATCACGCAGTTCCAGAAAAACATCGATGAGGGCTCTAACTGGCTGGCATCGGTGGATGTGGCCCTGGGAGATATGACCTCGACTTTGACCAATGCCAAGGAAATCGCGGTCGCTCTGGCCAACGACACCTACGATGAAAGCGCTCGTAAGTCCGTTGCCAGGGAAGTCGAGGATTACCTCGAGTTGATCATCCAGTCAGGTAATGTCCAGCAGGGCAACCGCTATCTCTTTTCCGGTCACCTGACTCGTACACAGACATATTCGAAGTATGCAAACGGAATCGTCTATAACGGAGACGAGGGCGATATTCGAGTGGAGATCGAAAACAACACAAAAGTTACCATCAATGCGCCCGGTTCGGATATACTGACAAAAACTTTTACCGTGCTGGGTGGCGATGCTGATCTCAACTTCGGTATCGATACTACCACACCGCTGGCCGATCTCAACAGCGGGCAGGGAGTCGATCTGGTACCCGGGACATTTGATGTCACGGATCAAAATGTGAATAATACCGTTACTGTCAATATTGCCGCGGCGACAGATATTAATGATGTCTTGAACGAGATCAACGCTCAGCTTCTGGGCGGCGGTATCGACAATGTCACCGCGCAACTCGGTGATCACGGCAACAACATCCACCTGGTTGCCACCGACAAACCGGATGTCAGCCTGGACACTCCGCTTGCCAACCTTAACAAAGGCAACGGCCTGGGCGAGCCTCCTCATGAAATAGTTATTCATAACTCGGATCGTTCAATAGAATTCACTGTTGACCTGGCCAGTTCGGTAACTATCGGTGATGCCGTCACTGAAATCAACAATGCATTCGCACAGGCCGCAATCGACTTTGCCGAACCGAACCTGAACAATGTCAGTATCGCCCTGGACGGCGGACTTCCGCCGACTCATCTCGAGGTCACCGATGCCAATGGTGTGCCTATGGGGCTGACTATTTCCGAGCCGAATGCTCATGCTACAACCGCCAAGTCTCTCGGAATAAACGGTGATATCGGCGCGCTTTTGGTTGGTGATAACCTCAATCCTCAGCCCGATATGGCCATAACCGAAACCGGCGGTGGCAACACTACCGCTGAAGACCTGGGTCTGCTGGGTACCATGAATTATGACATGATTGGAGAAGATCTTGATCCGCAGATCACGTTGACTACACCGATGTCACTTTTAAACAACCGTACCGGTTTTCCGATGGGTGAGGTGATGATTGCCCAGGGCGACAGCTCGGTCACGCTTGATTTTTCGAATCCGGGCCTGGCAACAGTCGGTGACCTGATCGATTTGATAAACACCAGTGGCCTGGATATTCAGGCAACGATAAATTCAGACGGCAAAGGCATCCAGATAGAATCCACGGTTGTGGGACAAAGCCTGGTGATCGAAGATGTTGGTACGAGGGCAACGGCTCATAATTTCGGTATCGCAGGTTCGCCTGATATAGCCGGTAATCTGTTCTATCTGATAGAGGCACTCAATTCCAATGATCAGCAGTCGATCAACAGTGTCATTGACCGTCTCGATGATGGTATTAATCACCTGCTCAACCAGCGGTCTTCGGTGGGCGCCAAGATGATCCGCCTGGATACGACCTATGCCAGGTTGACCGACTACAACGTCGAAGTGACCAGGCTGTTGAGCGAAACCGAAGATGCCGACATCGTCAAACTCGTATCGGAGCTGGCTGTGCAGGAGAACGTCTATCAGGCCGCGATGAATGCGGCCGCAAAGATCATCCAGCCGTCACTAATGGACTTCATGCGTTAGGAAACCAAGGTAAGATATTTATGAAGATTGCAACGTTTCGATTTGGTGAATTGGATATCCCGGAAGAGAATATCATCGAAATCCCGAAAGGTATAATTGGTTTCGAGCAGTTCAAGAAATACGTCCTGCTGGAGCGCGAGGATTCTGATCCTTTCTGCTGGCTCCAGTCTCTTGAGGATCCCAATCTGGCATTCGTGGTCGTCAACCCGATGGTCTTCTTCAGGAGTTACAAAATCGAGGTCCATTTCAAGGAACTGGGCGATATCCAGGTGACCTCGCTGGATAGAATTGAAACATTCGTAATCGTGACCATTCCGGATGATATCAGGAAGATGTCAGCCAACCTTCTGGGGCCGATCGTGATCAATCTCGACAACAATCAGGCCAAGCAGGTGGTGCTGGTCAACAGTCCCTACACGATTCAGCATTTTATCATGGATGAACTGAACAAAAAGATGGACCGTGGCCCGCACAAAAAACAATCGCTGGCCGTTCAGATATAAGTCCCTTCCGGTTGCCAAAACTCTTCGGTGGCAAACCGAATATGCGGCCGGTCGTATAGAATCGGAAATCAGTCAGATAGGATCGAGCTATGGATTCCACAAAAGTTTCTCAGTTAGAGTCACAAATCGTAAAATCACCCGATAAACCTGAACTTCACATGGAGCTGGCCAACCTGCTCTTCAAACAGGAGCAATTTGACCAGGCCCTGTTGTATATTGAAAAAGCTTTCGAGCTTGTGCCGGATCACCCGCAACTGGCCACTCAAGTCGGGATGATGGCTGTCGCGGCCAAAGATAACGCAAAAGCGCAAAAGTATTTCGAAAAAGCTGTGGATCTCAATCCGCAGAGCCCGATATGCCTGCACAATCTCGGGCTTGTGTATGCCTCGCGAGAGAAGCTCGATAAAGCAAGTAGCACTTTTCAGCGCCTGGTAGCGCTCGAACCCGACAGTGCCAACGCGCACAGCGACCTGGCGGTTATTCTGGATGCCAAAGGTGATTGCGATGAAGCCTGTAAAGAATTCGAGAAAGCGCTTCAAATCAAACCTGATGATGAAAACATCACAGCCTCGTATCTGCAGGTCTGCCTGAGAGACAAAAAATACGATCATGCCATCAGAGCCTGCGATGATTTCATAAAAATCAATCCCGGCAATAACAAAATCATCAGCCTTAAAAAGCAAATAGAAGATCTGAAGTCTGCTGATCAGGGTTGATGTTGAAAACTGTTAACAATTGTTAATAAGCGGGTTCAACGCTGAGAAGGGTGAGATGGGAAAGAAGAAAAAGAAGCAATCAAAACGGGATACCAGATCAAAAAAAGATAAAATAACTACAAAACCGAAGAATACTCAAAAGCATGTACAAGTACTGCTTCCACAGGAGCACACAGAGCGGATACAGCGTGCCGAGCGGATGGTTCAGCTGGTCGCTTTTGAAGAAGCACTGGATGAAATCCATTCAATACTGACGCCTGAAATCAGGCAGGAGTATCCACACGCGTATCTTCTGGCAATACGGATAGAAGCATTCGCGCATGCCAATCTCAAACATTACGACAAAGCTGTCGAAGCGATCATGTCGCTTCCGGATGATGACCGGGAGCACCTCGACTTCCTGTTTATGTTGACGATAAATTATGTCCAGCTTCAGGAATACGAACTGGCTGAGGATTATGCCGAGCGCTATCTTAAAATCTATAAGCGGATCAAGAAATCGAAGACAAAAAATGTTTTCCTGGCAGGCACAGCTGGCAAGGTTCATGAATTATACTTTCATCTCGGTCTCGCCCTGCGTGGACAGGAGAAAATCGAGCAGTCGCTGAAAGCGTTTGGTCAGGCGTACCGTGCTCAAAAAGACTATGAACAGGCTTACCTCGAGCAGGCGCGACTGTATCATATAATGGAAGAAGATGGCGAGGCCGTCGCGGTGCTGACAAAGGCACTCAAGGCTGGTGTCGATACTGAAGAAGTACGCATGTTGCTTGCGGAATATGATGATGCGCCGACTATATCGGCCTGCATGATCGTCAAGGATGAAGAAAAGTTTTTGCCCCAGTGTCTGGATTCGATCAAGGATGTTGTGGATGAGATCATCATTGTAGACACCGGGTCGACGGATCGCACCGTAGAGATCGCGGAAAGTTACGGCGCCAAAGTCTATTTCCATCCCTGGGAAAACGATTTCTCCAAGGCGCGCAACCAGTCGCTTCAATATCCGACCAGGGACTGGGTATTTATAATTGACGCCGACGAAGAACTCGACCGCGGCTCGATCGCAAACCTGAAGCGCGCTGTCACGACTAAAAACCATGACCTGATCAGTATCGACGTCCTCAATACCAGCAAAAACTATAAAAACTCAAGGACCTGCCTGACCTCGATCAGGCTCTTCCGGCGCGAGAAGGGTTACCGCTATTCCGGGATAGTACACAATCAACTCAAATTGCCATCTGACTGCAGGGTCTTGAGAGCATCGGTAACGATTATTCATTATGGTTACGCCCTCGATGAAGAGCAGATGACAAAAAAGCGAAAACGGTCCGAGCCCCTTCTGCTAAAACAAATTGATGAAAACCCTCATAACTATTTTGCCAGGTTTAACCTGGCCCAGGTCTATCGGCATTTTATAAGCAGTGGCGATGATGACGCCTTTGACAAAACCGTGGAACACGCCTCTTTCGTGGTTGAAAATGTTTCCCCTGGTGCTAAAGATAAGAGACATCTTTTGATCATGTGCATTCATCAGCTGTCCGAAGCGTACCTGTTGACAGACCGCTTTGAAGAATCACTGGCATACTGCGATAAAGCACTCGAAGTGTTTCCCGGTTACATCGATGCACTGTTTACCAGGGCGGTAGCGTTGTATAACCTTAAGAGATACGATGAAGCCGAACAGGCCTGCCATGTATACATAGATACGGCAGACCAGTATGACCCGCTCAAGGACACCAGCAACACGATCCTGTTGCATGTCAAAAATCAGTTCATGGCCTACAACCTGCTCGGGAAGATGGCCATGCATGATATCGAGCGGATCTCCGATGCCCAGGCGGGTTTTCAAAAAGCGATTGACTGCAACTTGAAAGCGATTGAATACACGCAGGATTTCATCAATTCGTATATCGATATCGCCCGCGCTTATTGTGAACTGGGCGAGAATAAGAAAGCGTGGAAATACATTGAAAAAGCTTTCGAGCTCGATCCTGAAAACCCGCGGGCAAGATATATAGCCGGAAAGCTTCATGAACAAAAGAAACGATATCGGCAAGCTTGCCAAGAATACCTGCAGGCTTATGAAGCAATGAAATATGAAACCAGTCTTTTGCGGTCGCTGGCTGATTGTTACCGCAAGCTGAAAGATACGGATTCCGCCGCACGATATTGCAGGGAATTAGTTAAGATCGACCAGGACGATTATCAGGCCTGGCGACAGCTGGGCGACATCGAATTCGAGAAGGGTCGATTCGAAAAAGCGGTGGAAGCCTATTCAAACACGATCACTCGGAACCCGGATGACCTCCAGAGCTGGAATAATTTGGGAAACGCGAACCTCAAGCTGGGCAGTTATGCTCGCGCTGAAGAGTGCTACCGGGAGGCATTAAAGCTGGACGAATCCTATGCCCTGACACGCAAGAACCTGATTATCTGCCTTTACCACCAGGACAAATATGAGGATGCCCTGCGGGAGCTGGAGGAGTACCTGTCGCTGGCCGGTGATGATTATGAAATGCTGTCACTGGCGGCGGATATCGCCACCCGACTGAGAATTCTGGACAAGGCGATCGGTTTCTACGAGAAAGCGATTACGATGAATCCAAAATCTGCGGATTTATACACGAACCTGGGCGACTGCTACTACGAGCTGGGGGTTTGGGATGCCGCTCAACTCGGTTATGCCCGGGCGGTCAATGTCGACCCGCATCATCAGCCGGCGCGCGATAAACTGCTTCAAATCTCGAACCTGATCCAGTTCCGAAAATCATGAAATGCGGTAATTTGGTGTTATTAAAAGGGTATGCCGTTTAAACTGTTGATGGTTTAGACAGGTTGCGGAAGCTTTTGAACAGTTCAGAATTAAGTCAATACAGCATGTGCAAAAATACTACCCGGCATCGATTCCGGTCAGGCACAATGTCTTAAAATAGGTAGATTCAAAAAACAATCTAAGGGATTGCCGAATCAACAAAAATCGAATAAAGAAGCTGTCCGGACTGGTCGAAATAGAGTTTAGATATCGAAAAAAACGGTCAAAAACAGGTTGAAAAATAAAGAACATAGGGGTATCTGCCGATTAAGTTTATAAGATTG contains the following coding sequences:
- the flgL gene encoding flagellar hook-associated protein 3 translates to MRVTNKMISDQVTNNLGTNISKFMKLQNMMSTSRRINQPSDDPVGTIKDLSYRTRLTEITQFQKNIDEGSNWLASVDVALGDMTSTLTNAKEIAVALANDTYDESARKSVAREVEDYLELIIQSGNVQQGNRYLFSGHLTRTQTYSKYANGIVYNGDEGDIRVEIENNTKVTINAPGSDILTKTFTVLGGDADLNFGIDTTTPLADLNSGQGVDLVPGTFDVTDQNVNNTVTVNIAAATDINDVLNEINAQLLGGGIDNVTAQLGDHGNNIHLVATDKPDVSLDTPLANLNKGNGLGEPPHEIVIHNSDRSIEFTVDLASSVTIGDAVTEINNAFAQAAIDFAEPNLNNVSIALDGGLPPTHLEVTDANGVPMGLTISEPNAHATTAKSLGINGDIGALLVGDNLNPQPDMAITETGGGNTTAEDLGLLGTMNYDMIGEDLDPQITLTTPMSLLNNRTGFPMGEVMIAQGDSSVTLDFSNPGLATVGDLIDLINTSGLDIQATINSDGKGIQIESTVVGQSLVIEDVGTRATAHNFGIAGSPDIAGNLFYLIEALNSNDQQSINSVIDRLDDGINHLLNQRSSVGAKMIRLDTTYARLTDYNVEVTRLLSETEDADIVKLVSELAVQENVYQAAMNAAAKIIQPSLMDFMR
- a CDS encoding flagellar assembly protein FliW (binds to flagellin and appears to stabilize flagellin during flagella assembly); translated protein: MKIATFRFGELDIPEENIIEIPKGIIGFEQFKKYVLLEREDSDPFCWLQSLEDPNLAFVVVNPMVFFRSYKIEVHFKELGDIQVTSLDRIETFVIVTIPDDIRKMSANLLGPIVINLDNNQAKQVVLVNSPYTIQHFIMDELNKKMDRGPHKKQSLAVQI
- a CDS encoding tetratricopeptide repeat protein codes for the protein MDSTKVSQLESQIVKSPDKPELHMELANLLFKQEQFDQALLYIEKAFELVPDHPQLATQVGMMAVAAKDNAKAQKYFEKAVDLNPQSPICLHNLGLVYASREKLDKASSTFQRLVALEPDSANAHSDLAVILDAKGDCDEACKEFEKALQIKPDDENITASYLQVCLRDKKYDHAIRACDDFIKINPGNNKIISLKKQIEDLKSADQG
- a CDS encoding tetratricopeptide repeat protein, producing the protein MGKKKKKQSKRDTRSKKDKITTKPKNTQKHVQVLLPQEHTERIQRAERMVQLVAFEEALDEIHSILTPEIRQEYPHAYLLAIRIEAFAHANLKHYDKAVEAIMSLPDDDREHLDFLFMLTINYVQLQEYELAEDYAERYLKIYKRIKKSKTKNVFLAGTAGKVHELYFHLGLALRGQEKIEQSLKAFGQAYRAQKDYEQAYLEQARLYHIMEEDGEAVAVLTKALKAGVDTEEVRMLLAEYDDAPTISACMIVKDEEKFLPQCLDSIKDVVDEIIIVDTGSTDRTVEIAESYGAKVYFHPWENDFSKARNQSLQYPTRDWVFIIDADEELDRGSIANLKRAVTTKNHDLISIDVLNTSKNYKNSRTCLTSIRLFRREKGYRYSGIVHNQLKLPSDCRVLRASVTIIHYGYALDEEQMTKKRKRSEPLLLKQIDENPHNYFARFNLAQVYRHFISSGDDDAFDKTVEHASFVVENVSPGAKDKRHLLIMCIHQLSEAYLLTDRFEESLAYCDKALEVFPGYIDALFTRAVALYNLKRYDEAEQACHVYIDTADQYDPLKDTSNTILLHVKNQFMAYNLLGKMAMHDIERISDAQAGFQKAIDCNLKAIEYTQDFINSYIDIARAYCELGENKKAWKYIEKAFELDPENPRARYIAGKLHEQKKRYRQACQEYLQAYEAMKYETSLLRSLADCYRKLKDTDSAARYCRELVKIDQDDYQAWRQLGDIEFEKGRFEKAVEAYSNTITRNPDDLQSWNNLGNANLKLGSYARAEECYREALKLDESYALTRKNLIICLYHQDKYEDALRELEEYLSLAGDDYEMLSLAADIATRLRILDKAIGFYEKAITMNPKSADLYTNLGDCYYELGVWDAAQLGYARAVNVDPHHQPARDKLLQISNLIQFRKS